The Dietzia sp. ANT_WB102 region GGAGTGGGCCCGCCTGGCCGGCGTGCGCGGCGAGCGCGTCGTCGAGGTCTCCGTCCCCAACAGGGGAGCGTCCCAGTGACCGCGCGTGGCCGGATCATCGGCACCGAGATCGAGTTCGGCATCGTCGCGGTCGGCCAGCCCCTGCTCAGCTCGGTCGTCAGCTCCACCCAGGTGATCAAGGCCTACACCGACCCCGGCGAGACCGCCGGGGGAGCCGACGAAACCCGCTGGGACTACGACTCCGAGTCCCCCCTGCGGGACGCACGCGGCTTCGACCTGGGAGCGGCGCGGGCCTACGACCCCAGCGAGTTCGGGGTGACCAACCGGGTACTGACCAACGGCGCTCGGTTCTACGTGGACCACGCCCACCCCGAGTACTCGGCGCCCGAGGTCGATTCTCCCCTGGACGCGGTGATCTGGGACAAGGCCGGCGAGCTGATCATGCACCGGGCCGGGATCGAGTCGTCGGCCACCGAGGGCAACGCCGAGCTCAAGCTGTACAAGAACAACGTTGACGGCAAGGGTGCCTCGTACGGCGCGCACGAGAACTATCTCGTCCGCCGCGACGTCGACTTCGACGCCCTGACAGTGAGCCTGGCGCCACACCTGCTGTCCCGGCAGGTGTTCTCTGGCGCCGGACGCGTTGGGATCGGGCAGTCCGGCGAGAAGGCTGGCTTCCAACTGTCCCAACGCGCCGACTACATCGAGGTACTCACCGGGCTCGAGACCACCCTGCGCCGCGGGATCATCAACACCCGCGACGAACCGCACGCGTCCGACGAGACGTGGCGGCGCCTGCACGTGATCATCGGCGACGCGAACATGTCCGAGCTGGCGACGTACCTCAAGATCGGCACCACGTGCCTGGTGCTCGACGCGATCGAGGCGGGTGTCGACTTCTCCGACCTCCTGCCCGTCGACCCCGTCGAGGCGGTGCACACCATCAGCCACGACGCGTCGCTGACCGCCACGGTGCCGCTGCCCGATGGTCGCGCTCTGACCGGGATCGGCCTGCAGCGCGAGATCCTGGACCGGGTCGCGCAGCTCATCGGCGACGGCGCCGGACGGCCGGACTGGGTTGCCGAGGTCCTCGCCGAATGGCGGGAAATCCTCGACGCCCTGGAACAGAACCCCATGTCGTGTGCCGACCGTCTGGACTGGCCGGCCAAACTCCGTCTGCTCGAGGGTTTCCGCGCGCGGGACGGACTGGGATGGGAGCATGCCCGGCTCGCTCTCATTGATTTCCAGTACCACGACATCGACCCGGAACGCGGCCTCTACAACCGTCTTGTCGCCAAGGGTGCGATGCGTCGGCTCACCACCACTGACGAGGTCGAGTCCGCCGTCACGGCTCCGCCCGAGAGAACGCGGGCCTGGGCGAGGGGACGCTTCCTCGCAGAACTCGGCGACCGTGTCCGGGCCGCCGGGTGGGACCTCGTCGTCGTCGTCGACTCCCGCGGACAGGAACGCCACGTCGACCTCACCGACCCTTACACCGGCAGCCGGGAGTTCTGCGACGCCCACCCGGATTACCTCAGTCCCGACGGACCCGTCGGACACGCGCCCCACTGATAGCCCGCCGCACCGATTACCGACCACCGTGAATTTGGACCGTTTCAAGTACGGACCGCCTCGCAAACACAGGAGCACACCATGTCCCAGATTCAGAAGAACACCGGAGGCCCCGGCGGCGACGACGATGAGGCCGGCCAGGTCGTCAAGGCTGCAGACACCACTTCGGCCGACTCGCTTCTCGACGAGATCGACGACATCCTCGAGACCAACGCCGAGGAGTTCGTGAAGTCCTACGTCCAGAAGGGCGGGCAGTAGACCGCCATGATCCGTCGCATCGTCGGGATCGAAACGGAGTTCGGGATCACCAGCGTCGGCGGTGATGGCGCCCGATCTCTCGGCGCCGACGAGATCGCCCGCTACTTCTTCCGGCCCGTGGTGAAACAGTGGCGCAGCTCCAACGTCTTCCTCGCGAACGGCTCCCGTCTCTACCTCGATGTGGGCTCCCACCCGGAGTACGCGACCGCCGAATGCGACGGCCTTCGCCAGATCGTCGCCCACGACCGGGCGGGGGAGCGGATAGTCGACGACCTCGCGCGGACCGCCGAGAAATCGTTGGCCGCCGAGGGGATCGACGCCAAGGTCTACCTGTTCAAAAACAACACCGACTCGATGGGCAACTCCTACGGGTGCCACGAGAACTACCTGCTCGACCGCGCAACCCAGGTTCGCAGCATCGCCACGACCCTCCTGCCGTTCCTCGTGAGCAGACAGCTGATCTGCGGCGCCGGCAAGATCCTGCCGGGCACCCCGGCGGGTGTCGGACTGGGGGAGACCGAGGAGCCAACGTTCTGCTTCTCCCAACGCGCCGAGCACATGTGGGACGGCGTCTCCTCCGCCACCACCCGCTCCCGGCCGCTCATCAACACCCGCGACGAGCCGCACGCCGACTCCACCCGGTTCAGGCGCATGCACGTGATCGTGGGTGATTCCAACATGATCGAGACCACAACGCTGCTCAAGGTCGCCAGCACCCGACTCGTATTGGAGATGGTGGAGGCCGGCATCGACCTGCGGCCGATGGCCGTCGCGCACCCGGTTCGGGCGATCCGAGAGATCAGCCGCGATCTCACCGGCAGCCGCCCCGTCGCAATGACCGACGGCACCACCATGACGGCGCTGGAGATCCAACGGGAATTCCTCGCCGCGGTCCACCGATACCTCGCCGCCGGCGGGTGGGAGCGCGACGACCGCCACGACGTCGAGCGGTGCGTGGCGCTGTGGGAGAAGGTGCTCGACGCAGTCGAGTCCGGGGACCATGATGCGATCGCCGCCGACATCGACTGGGCAGCCAAGCTCCGACTCATCCGACAGGTACAGGACAAGACCGGCGTCGACCTCGACCACCCCAGGCTGGCCCAGATCGATCTGACTTATCACGATGTGCGACCCGGCCGCGGGTTGCATTCGGTTCTGGAACGCCGCGGACTCGTCTCGCGCGTCGTGGACGAGTCCGAGGTGGAGCGGGCCCGCACCGTCGCCCCCGACACCACCCGCGCGGCGCTGCGTGGGAGGTTCATCACGGCCGCCCAGCAGGCCGGGCGCGACTTCACCGTGGACTGGGTCCACCTCAAGGTCTCCGACGGCACGTTGCCCACCGTCGCCCTCACGGACCCGTTCGCCGATGATGATCCGCGTGTCGACGATCTCATCGCGGCCCTCGAACGATAGCGTCTGCGGCGTGCCCACCTCGAAGTCCCAACGTCTGGTCAACCTCGTGATCTGCCTCCGGTCGACCAACGCGTTCTTGTCGGCGGGCGAGATCCGCCGCATGGTCCAGGGATACGACGATTGCGAAAACGACGCTGCCTATCTCCGGATGTTCGAGCGCGACAAGCGGGAACTCCGCGACGCCGGCGTCCCCCTCGAGCAAGGCGCCTCGCTGGCCCCCGGTTCGCCCTCCGGGTACCGCATCCCCGCCCACGGCTACGAGTTGCCAGACATCGCCCTCACGCCGCAGCAGGCCGGCGTGCTGGCCATCGCGGCCGAGGTGTGGCGCGAGGGGGAGCGGGCCGCCCGCGCTGACGGGGCGCTGGCCAAGCTCACGGCGGCGGGAATCGACCCGGTGCACGATGCCGCCGCGACGGTCTCGGTAACCGACCCTGCCGAGCTCGCGACCGCCGCTCTCATCGCCGAGGCGATCGCGGAGGGATCGACGGTCACGTTCTCGCACACCCCCGCCGGCGCCGCCGATCCCGCTGCCCGGCGGGTCGAGCCCTGGTGGGCCGGCTCCCGCCATGGTCACTGGTACCTCGTCGGCCACGATCTCGACCGGGGCGAGCCCCGCACGTTCCGGCTCGTCCGAATCTCCGACGTTCGGCTCGGCCGGGTCGCGCGAACCGTTCCCGTCCCGCCCACCGAGCGGGTCCTGGCGTTGCTGGATGACACCGTCACCCGGCTCAACCCCCTGCTGGAGGCCACGGTCTGGGCCGCCGACGGGCACGCAGCGGAACTGCGGGCCATGGCCCGGTCCGAGACCCCCGCGGAGCGGTTCGGCAGGCCCGGTTCCGATCTGGAGGTCGCCGCTCCGCTGGGAGAGTTGTCCGCGCTGGTGGCTGCACAGGGCGCCGACGCCGTTGCGCTGCGTCCGGCGGAGCTTCGCGTCCGGGTCGTGTCAATCCTCACCGCCGCCGAGGAGGCCGCCCGATGAGCACCCGCGCTGTCCCGTTGGCCACGCTGCTCAGCGTCGTCCCGTACTTTCACACCCGGGGCGCGGTACCGGTGTCCGACGCCGCTCGCGACCTTGGACTGACCGAGAAACAACTCCGGGCAGCACTGTGGCAGCTGTGGTCCTGTGGTCTGCCCGGCTACGGGCCCGGTGACCTGATCGACCTCGCATTCTCGTCCGAAGACCTCGATGACGCCGAGATGGTCGAGGTGACGTTCACCGCCGGAATCGACCGTCCGGTTCGCCTGACGGCCGCGGAAGCGATCACCCTCGAGACCGGCCTGGCCGTGTTTCTGGACCAGCCGGAGGTGATCGACCAGGCCGCTTTGCGCGACCTGCTGACGACACTGCGGTCCGCCACCGGGGCCGACGAACGCGCCGCGGGGTTCGACGCCCGGCACGAGACGGTCGATGCCGACGCGGACGTCGTCCGCACCGCCGTCCACAACGGCAGTGCGCTACGCTTCGTCTACCACTCGGCCAGCTCCGACACCTCCACCACCCGGGTCGTGGATCCTGCACGACTGTCTGTCGCCGACGGTCACTCCTACGTCCACGGGGTGGACCGTGAGTCCGGGCAGTGGCGGACTTTTCGGACCGACCGGATGAGCGGGGTGGAGGAGGTGGGACCGCGCCGAGCGCTGGGCCCTGAGCCCCAGGATGACGGCGAGGGCGACATCCGCGTGGAGAAGGCCCGTGTCCCGTCCACCGCGGCATGGTTCCTCGACGAATTCCGTTTCCACAGTGTGGTCCGCCGCCCGGACGGCGATGTCGACGTGGAGATCGCCTACCACGACCGTGCGTGGCTGCTCCGCTTCCTTCTCGGCCACGCAGACGTCGTTCGGGCGACCGATCCGGGCCTGGCCGCCGAGGTCGCACGCCGCGCCGTCGAGGGTCTGGAGGTCTACACGGCGGCGGCCGGAGAATCTTCGGCGACGGATGCGTGAATACCCGTCAAACAGCCAGGTAGCGAGCGGTTTCCGGGGGCGCTACAGTGACCGCGACTGGAGTGCGTGCGGTAGCATGGGCACGTTGTCACACAAACGGAGGTTGACATGGGTGCGTTGAGCATCTGGCACTGGCTCATCGTCCTCGCGGTGGTGCTCCTGCTCTTCGGTTCGAAGAAGCTCCCGGACGCTGCCCGCGGCCTCGGACGGTCGATGCGCATCTTCAAGTCCGAGATCAAGGAGATGCAGAACGACGACAATCCGGCCGGGAACCAGGAGCCGCAGGCTCTCACCCAGGCGCAGCCGAACCCGGGCCACTACGTGCAGCCGCAGGCTCAGCCCTCGGCTCAGCCACAGCAATATCAGCCCCAGGTGCCCCCGCAGCACCAGGCGCAGGGTCAAGCCCAGGGGCAGAGCTACCCGCAGGCGCCGCAACAGCCGTACCAGCCGCCGGCTCCGCCGCACACTCCGGCGCCGGGCCAGCCGCAGAGCACCGACCCGACCGCCCCGTACAACGGCGGCCAGGGACTGCAGGGACAGTAGGCCGCCGACGCCCATGACGCAGACCGAGACCGCCGACGCCGGCGCCACCCGTAAGGGCGGCGCCGGTCGACTGCTGTCCAAGCGCCGCCGCCGACCCCGCAATCCCGACGGCACCATGCCGCTGATCGAGCACATCTACGAGCTGCGCAATCGCCTACTCATCGCGATGACGGCGATCGTGGTGACACTCGGCTTCGGCTTCTGGTGGTACGGCAACGGCTTTCTCGGTATCCCGTCGCTCGGTGAGATCCTCACCGGCCCCTACTGCGACATCCCCCCGGGCGCCCGGATGCAGCTGGGCGGCAACGGCGATGAGTGTCGCCTGCTGGCCACCGGTCCGTTTGAGCAGTTCATGCTCCGCCTCAAGGTGGCCGCCACCGCTGGCATCGTGCTCGCCAGCCCCGTCTGGCTCTTCCAGATCTGGGCGTTCATCACCCCGGGCCTGCACAAGAACGAGAAGCGCTACGGGGTCGTCTTCACCATCTTGGCGGCGTTACTGTTCATCGGCGGGGCCGTGCTCGCCTACATCGTGATCGTTTACGCCCTCGAGTTCCTGTTGTCCATCGGTGACAACGTCCAGACCACTGCGCTCTCGGGCACGCAGTACTTCAGTTTCCTCATCCACCTCATCCTCATCTTCGGGGTGAGCTTCGAGATCCCACTTCTCTTGGCGATGCTCAACGTCGCCGGGGTCCTGAGCTACGAGGTTCTCGCCAGATCGCGCCGCGGAATCGTCATGGGCATCTTCGTGTTCGCGGCCGTGGCGTCGCCTGGGCAAGACCCGTTCTCCATGCTGGCACTGGCGGTGGCCGTCTGCGTGCTCGTCGAGGCTGCTATCCAGTTCGCCCGGCTGCACGACAAGCGCAAAAACAAGTCCCGAGCCGACTGGCTTGAGGTCGATGATGAATCCGCCTCACCCCTCGGCCCTGCCGACGGCGTCGGGGGATCCGGCCCACTCGAGCGCCCCACTCCGCTTATCACCCCCCCTCCGGTCGCTGCCTCCCGCGCATCCGGCGACACCCGACCGCTCCAGGCCCCCGCCCGTGGCGGCTCACTCTATGACGACATCACCTGACCAACCCCACACCGACCAACTCCTCGAGGGCTTCCTCACGGGGGAGGGCTTCTCACCGGATCCGTTCCAGTTGGAGGCGTTCTCCGCGCTGGATGCCGGGCGCAATCTCCTCGTGTCCGCCCCCACCGGGTCCGGAAAGACCCTCGTCGGCGAGTACGCTGCCCATCGCGCTCTCGCGGGGGGCGGGCGCTGCTTCTACACCACCCCGATCAAGGCGCTGAGCAATCAGAAGTTCCGGCAGTTCCGCCGGCGATTCGGCCCGGACAACGTCGGACTGCTCACCGGTGACCACTCCATTGATGCAGATGCCCCCATCGTGGTGATGACGACCGAGGTCCTGCGGAACATGATCTACGGCGGGTCATCGGCCCTGCACGATCTGGACTGCGTCGTGATGGACGAGATCCACTACCTCGGTGACCGCTCGCGCGGCGTCGTGTGGGAGGAAATCATCCTCACCCTGGACCCTGCCGTCCGCCTGGTTGGGCTGTCCGCCACCTTGAGCAACACCGACGAACTGGGCGACTGGATCACCGAGATCCGGGGTGACACCGCGGTGGTGCTGTCCGAGCACCGTCCCGTACCGCTGGCCCACATGCTCTACACCGACGGCGACCTCGTGCCCATCCGGGCCGCTGCGGACCAGCGCAGGCGGACCAGTGGCGGGTACCACGACGAGCGGGTCGCGACCCGATCCCGCGCACAGTGGGCCAGGCGTCAGGACGTCATCGAGAAACTCGACGACGAACGACTCCTGCCGGCCATCTACTTCGTGTTCTCGAGGGCGGGGTGCGACGGCGCGGTCGCACAGATGCGTCGGGCTCGCCTCCGACTCACCACGGGCGAGGAGGCCCGTCGTATCGCCTCCCACGTCGACGCCGCCTGTGCAGAGGTTCCGCAACACGATCTCGACGCCCTCGACTTCACCGCGTTCCGCGCCGGGCTGGTCAACGGGCTCGCCGCGCACCACGCAGGCATGCTCCCGATGTTCCGCACCGTCGTGGAGGAGTTGTTCTCCGCGGGGTTGATCAAGGTGGTGTTCGCGACCGAGACGCTGGCGCTGGGTATCCATATGCCGGCCCGCGCCGTGGTACTGGAAAAGACAACCAAGTTCAACGGTGACACCCACGCGATGCTCACCTCCGCGGAGTATTCGCAGATCACCGGCCGGGCCGGCAGGCGGGGTATAGACACGAAGGGCACCGCAGTGGTGCTCGACCAACCGGACCTCGATCTGGACGCCCTCGCCGCACTCGTCGACACGCCGCGCTTTCCCCTCCACAGTGCGTTCGCCCCCGACTACTCCATGGCGGTCAACCTCGTGGAGCAACTCGGCGTCGAGGAGGCCACCACCCTGATCGGCCGCTCGTTCGCCCAGTTCCAGACCGACCGCACCCTGGTGTCCCGCTCCCGCGCCATCGAGCGCCGGTCCGACGAACGGGACCGGATGCGAGCCTCGCTCGAAGAGGCCGGGGGAGACGAGGACCTCGACGAGTACATGGGGTTGCGCGCCGAACTCAGCCGCCTGGAACGCAAGGCCGAGAAATCGACCCGAGAC contains the following coding sequences:
- the dop gene encoding depupylase/deamidase Dop, coding for MTARGRIIGTEIEFGIVAVGQPLLSSVVSSTQVIKAYTDPGETAGGADETRWDYDSESPLRDARGFDLGAARAYDPSEFGVTNRVLTNGARFYVDHAHPEYSAPEVDSPLDAVIWDKAGELIMHRAGIESSATEGNAELKLYKNNVDGKGASYGAHENYLVRRDVDFDALTVSLAPHLLSRQVFSGAGRVGIGQSGEKAGFQLSQRADYIEVLTGLETTLRRGIINTRDEPHASDETWRRLHVIIGDANMSELATYLKIGTTCLVLDAIEAGVDFSDLLPVDPVEAVHTISHDASLTATVPLPDGRALTGIGLQREILDRVAQLIGDGAGRPDWVAEVLAEWREILDALEQNPMSCADRLDWPAKLRLLEGFRARDGLGWEHARLALIDFQYHDIDPERGLYNRLVAKGAMRRLTTTDEVESAVTAPPERTRAWARGRFLAELGDRVRAAGWDLVVVVDSRGQERHVDLTDPYTGSREFCDAHPDYLSPDGPVGHAPH
- a CDS encoding ubiquitin-like protein Pup; translated protein: MSQIQKNTGGPGGDDDEAGQVVKAADTTSADSLLDEIDDILETNAEEFVKSYVQKGGQ
- the pafA gene encoding Pup--protein ligase; this encodes MIRRIVGIETEFGITSVGGDGARSLGADEIARYFFRPVVKQWRSSNVFLANGSRLYLDVGSHPEYATAECDGLRQIVAHDRAGERIVDDLARTAEKSLAAEGIDAKVYLFKNNTDSMGNSYGCHENYLLDRATQVRSIATTLLPFLVSRQLICGAGKILPGTPAGVGLGETEEPTFCFSQRAEHMWDGVSSATTRSRPLINTRDEPHADSTRFRRMHVIVGDSNMIETTTLLKVASTRLVLEMVEAGIDLRPMAVAHPVRAIREISRDLTGSRPVAMTDGTTMTALEIQREFLAAVHRYLAAGGWERDDRHDVERCVALWEKVLDAVESGDHDAIAADIDWAAKLRLIRQVQDKTGVDLDHPRLAQIDLTYHDVRPGRGLHSVLERRGLVSRVVDESEVERARTVAPDTTRAALRGRFITAAQQAGRDFTVDWVHLKVSDGTLPTVALTDPFADDDPRVDDLIAALER
- a CDS encoding YafY family protein produces the protein MPTSKSQRLVNLVICLRSTNAFLSAGEIRRMVQGYDDCENDAAYLRMFERDKRELRDAGVPLEQGASLAPGSPSGYRIPAHGYELPDIALTPQQAGVLAIAAEVWREGERAARADGALAKLTAAGIDPVHDAAATVSVTDPAELATAALIAEAIAEGSTVTFSHTPAGAADPAARRVEPWWAGSRHGHWYLVGHDLDRGEPRTFRLVRISDVRLGRVARTVPVPPTERVLALLDDTVTRLNPLLEATVWAADGHAAELRAMARSETPAERFGRPGSDLEVAAPLGELSALVAAQGADAVALRPAELRVRVVSILTAAEEAAR
- a CDS encoding YafY family protein, whose translation is MSTRAVPLATLLSVVPYFHTRGAVPVSDAARDLGLTEKQLRAALWQLWSCGLPGYGPGDLIDLAFSSEDLDDAEMVEVTFTAGIDRPVRLTAAEAITLETGLAVFLDQPEVIDQAALRDLLTTLRSATGADERAAGFDARHETVDADADVVRTAVHNGSALRFVYHSASSDTSTTRVVDPARLSVADGHSYVHGVDRESGQWRTFRTDRMSGVEEVGPRRALGPEPQDDGEGDIRVEKARVPSTAAWFLDEFRFHSVVRRPDGDVDVEIAYHDRAWLLRFLLGHADVVRATDPGLAAEVARRAVEGLEVYTAAAGESSATDA
- the tatA gene encoding Sec-independent protein translocase subunit TatA, which codes for MGALSIWHWLIVLAVVLLLFGSKKLPDAARGLGRSMRIFKSEIKEMQNDDNPAGNQEPQALTQAQPNPGHYVQPQAQPSAQPQQYQPQVPPQHQAQGQAQGQSYPQAPQQPYQPPAPPHTPAPGQPQSTDPTAPYNGGQGLQGQ
- the tatC gene encoding twin-arginine translocase subunit TatC, encoding MTQTETADAGATRKGGAGRLLSKRRRRPRNPDGTMPLIEHIYELRNRLLIAMTAIVVTLGFGFWWYGNGFLGIPSLGEILTGPYCDIPPGARMQLGGNGDECRLLATGPFEQFMLRLKVAATAGIVLASPVWLFQIWAFITPGLHKNEKRYGVVFTILAALLFIGGAVLAYIVIVYALEFLLSIGDNVQTTALSGTQYFSFLIHLILIFGVSFEIPLLLAMLNVAGVLSYEVLARSRRGIVMGIFVFAAVASPGQDPFSMLALAVAVCVLVEAAIQFARLHDKRKNKSRADWLEVDDESASPLGPADGVGGSGPLERPTPLITPPPVAASRASGDTRPLQAPARGGSLYDDIT
- a CDS encoding RNA helicase, whose product is MTTSPDQPHTDQLLEGFLTGEGFSPDPFQLEAFSALDAGRNLLVSAPTGSGKTLVGEYAAHRALAGGGRCFYTTPIKALSNQKFRQFRRRFGPDNVGLLTGDHSIDADAPIVVMTTEVLRNMIYGGSSALHDLDCVVMDEIHYLGDRSRGVVWEEIILTLDPAVRLVGLSATLSNTDELGDWITEIRGDTAVVLSEHRPVPLAHMLYTDGDLVPIRAAADQRRRTSGGYHDERVATRSRAQWARRQDVIEKLDDERLLPAIYFVFSRAGCDGAVAQMRRARLRLTTGEEARRIASHVDAACAEVPQHDLDALDFTAFRAGLVNGLAAHHAGMLPMFRTVVEELFSAGLIKVVFATETLALGIHMPARAVVLEKTTKFNGDTHAMLTSAEYSQITGRAGRRGIDTKGTAVVLDQPDLDLDALAALVDTPRFPLHSAFAPDYSMAVNLVEQLGVEEATTLIGRSFAQFQTDRTLVSRSRAIERRSDERDRMRASLEEAGGDEDLDEYMGLRAELSRLERKAEKSTRDDRLASVRAAMLKQTAGSVITVGRKRFGLVATVLQVRTDIQSDPALLCLTDTGWTGWLRQHDFVSPPVPVGRVDLPKGRRKLDGRAKRALVQRMEHLRGKAKGRIKNSGGKQMRKDPRIAAARRALRQHPMHDDPTIDKLARLHERWARADADVTALTAEVDADADSLARRFRRIVDLLRGLGYLEKVDGTLRATEAGRLLAGVHTEQDLFVAECLRRGVWRGLDAAGLAAVIATVVAHPRTESAVREPSDETLRVALAETERVAGDVAEIERAHRLPTTPDLDAGLAPVLHHWVSGGALASILAASWQEGVELTAGDFVRSARLVVDVLAQIGQVAEPELARTARSAVGSLRRGVVLDHLA